One window of the Trifolium pratense cultivar HEN17-A07 linkage group LG2, ARS_RC_1.1, whole genome shotgun sequence genome contains the following:
- the LOC123908869 gene encoding uncharacterized protein LOC123908869, with protein sequence MVSYEENDNEILMERASYGGLDSSSLIGLEYQEKISSVIKKSEWFSLQMNHADSEAVHDKSLSFAIGLPIPVTWIRNEMEDSRHEKLGYHGDIDSSQLAPDISSSSWSDADTKSFLLGLFIFGKNFIQIKRFLDNKGMGEILSLYYGKFYKTDGYRRWSECRKKKGRKCMIGRKLFTGPRQHELLSRLIPHVSEESQDTLLQVSKSYVEGTTSLEKYISSLKSIVGLGVLVEAVGICKEEGDRTRLGVEPAKKSQELKAPTCKALSTLGPSDIIQSLTGGFRLSKTKSNELFWEAVWPRLLARGWHSEQPKYRGYVTSKDYLVFLTPGVEKFSRRKLVKGDHYFDSVSDVLRKVAAEPSMLELEEEAAAAKVGSFNEEEPERGSNEDDLSDDQRQCYLKPRPFTYNKDHIKFMVIDTSLVHSGRPSDLRKLKSVPINSVSKVEVEPAGKKYKGQKYTRKVNRSKDTSKSIIQNSTELKVIDTNRLSEGKPLKLKVKQLKYPPVELEDASTMTTDLPRESKDGCSTDGSPRTVEAKMLIFGKTKINKTGSHKSVSNSYDTIKNEAYENPDNDANQMFENQKNQHTYAFDDDRLKRITKHQSNRRVRSGDSNHVVVPIKRTKLTACAKADKTRVIENSSGGFGSEKHEFSKCSSFRDANQNVCDPVSHLQKGSSTSSSADKSVEEEDNEESICNNNCQCTIFSCVKVKKCESFTVKIPQVPSKSKNSKTMAIAEEVVVEPWRIPCEVGFFEQEPKTDIIPRRQSSRNRPLTVKALESIANELLHVQRRQKRKDIETHNKDCFNPCRKART encoded by the exons ATGGTGTCCTATGAAGAGAATGATAATGAGATTTTAATGGAGCGTGCATCTTATGGAGGCCTTGATTCGAGTTCTCTGATAGGTCTTGAGTACCAGGAGAAAATTTCTTCCGTGATTAAGAAATCAGAGTGGTTTTCACTTCAAATGAAtcatgctgattcagaagctgtGCATGATAAATCACTTTCATTTGCAATTGGTTTGCCCATACCTGTCACATGGATACGCAACGAAATGGAGGATAGTAGACATGAAAAGTTGGGATATCACGGAGATATCGATTCAAGTCAATTGGCTCCTGACATATCGAGTAGCTCTTGGAGTGATGCTGATACAAAAAGTTTTCTActtggtttgtttattttcGGAAAGAACTTTATTCAGATCAAAAGATTTTTAGACAACAAAGGGATGGGGGAAATACTTTCGTTATACTACGGAAAGTTTTACAAAACTGATGGATATCGTAGATGGTCGGAGTGCAGGAAGAAAAAAGGGAGAAAATGTATGATTGGACGAAAGCTTTTTACTGGTCCGAGGCAACATGAACTGTTGTCTCGCTTGATTCCTCATGTCTCTGAAGAATCTCAAGATACTTTGTTACAG GTTTCTAAGTCATATGTGGAGGGCACAACTTCTCTAGAAAAATACATATCTTCATTGAAGTCTATTGTCGGACTTGGCGTTCTTGTGGAAGCAGTAGGTATTTGTAAGGAGGAGGGAGACCGTACCAGGCTTGGTGTGGAACCTGCGAAGAAAAGTCAGGAGTTAAAAGCACCAACTTGCAAAGCTTTGTCTACTCTAGGTCCGAGTGATATTATACAATCTCTGACTGGAGGATTTCGGCTGAGCAAAACCAAAAGTAATGAACTCTTTTGGGAAGCCGTTTGGCCCCGTTTACTGGCAAGAGGTTGGCACTCCGAGCAACCAAAGTATCGAGGCTATGTTACCTCCAAAGATTATCTGGTTTTTCTTACTCCCGGTGTTGAGAAATTTTCGAGGAGAAAACTTGTGAAAGGTGATCATTACTTTGATTCAGTTAGCGATGTCTTGCGCAAAGTAGCAGCTGAACCGAGTATGCTTGAGCTTGAAGAAGAAGCAGCAGCAGCTAAAGTTGGTAGCTTTAATGAGGAAGAGCCGGAAAGGGGATCAAATGAAGACGATTTATCCGATGATCAACGTCAATGTTACCTCAAGCCCCGACCTTTTACTTACAATAAAGATCATATAAAATTCATGGTTATTGATACCAGTTTGGTGCATAGCGGAAGGCCATCTGATTTAAGGAAATTGAAATCTGTGCCTATCAATTCAGTCAGTAAAGTTGAGGTAGAGCCTGCTGGTAAGAAATATAAAGGGCAAAAATATACGAGGAAAGTAAACCGTAGCAAGGATACCTCTAAAAGCATTATACAGAATTCGACAGAGTTGAAAGTTATTGATACCAATAGACTTTCGGAAGGAAAACCATTGAAGCTGAAAGTGAAACAATTGAAATATCCGCCTGTAGAGTTAGAGGATGCTTCTACGATGACTACTGATCTTCCGAGAGAAAGTAAGGATGGCTGTTCAACCGATGGTTCACCAAGGACGGTGGAAGCTAAGATGCTGATatttggaaaaacaaaaatcaacaaaaccGGTAGTCACAAAAGTGTATCTAACAGTTATGACACCATTAAAAATGAAGCATATGAAAATCCTGATAATGATGCAAACCAGATGTTTGAAAACCAGAAAAATCAACACACCTATGCGTTTGATGATGATCGTCTGAAGAGGATCACAAAGCATCAATCCAATCGGAGAGTAAGATCAGGTGATTCTAATCATGTAGTTGTTCCTATTAAAAGGACGAAACTGACTGCTTGTGCCAAGGCAGACAAAACCCGCGTCATTGAGAATTCTTCAGGAGGTTTTGGATCAGAAAAACATGAATTTTCTAAGTGTTCTAGCTTTCGCGATGCCAACCAAAATGTTTGTGATCCAGTTAGTCATCTGCAGAAAGGAAGTTCAACATCTTCTTCAGCCGACAAAAGTGTGGAAGAGGAGGATAATGAAGAAAGCATTTgcaacaacaattgtcaatgcacaattttttcGTGTGTTAAAGTTAAGAAATGTGAATCTTTCACCGTCAAAATACCTCAGGTTCCATCAAAGTCTAAAAATAGCAAAACGATGGCAATCGCAGAGGAAGTAGTTGTGGAGCCTTGGCGAATCCCTTGTGAGGTtggtttttttgaacaagaaccAAAGACTGATATAATTCCTAGGAGACAGAGCTCTAGAAACAGACCATTGACAGTTAAAGCATTGGAAAGTATAGCAAATGAATTGTTGCATGTACAAAGGAGACAAAAAAGGAAAGACATTGAGACACACAACAAAGATTGTTTCAATCCTTGTCGTAAGGCTCGTACATGA